From the genome of Triticum aestivum cultivar Chinese Spring chromosome 3B, IWGSC CS RefSeq v2.1, whole genome shotgun sequence, one region includes:
- the LOC123067616 gene encoding probable LRR receptor-like serine/threonine-protein kinase At1g51810: MGRFVSVDCGLTNSSAYNDGITNIRFDSDRGYVAGGLSHTILAEYMVGSDEQQKTLRSFPDGSRNCYTLPSTFGKKFLLRATFTYGNYDGLNRTLDGSPFLFGLHIGVNFWDTVNLTNWDPSLTVWKEVLTVAPGNSVSVCLINFGSGTPFMSALELRPLLDAMYPFVNTSVSVGYFRRIRFGEATEYITRYPVDPYDRFWEGWSFSYNTYPWINLNTSSQVEILPGDDYFNVPMAIFQKATTLDTNYSFIVINASLGPNVVPESVRLLPIFHFAEINGNNMQRSFDIYNADDVLHRGFSPSRLQASSLYNSGQFLYNGDAVYTLNKARGSSLPPLINAFEVYSLLRMENFTTDSEDGKTDDRSEYCTLITHIHL, translated from the exons ATGGGCA GATTCGTAAGCGTTGATTGTGGACTGACAAACAGTAGCGCCTACAATGATGGTATCACAAATATACGGTTTGATTCTGACCGTGGATATGTCGCTGGCGGTTTGAGCCACACAATTTTGGCAGAGTACATGGTTGGTTCAGATGAGCAACAAAAAACCCTGAGGAGCTTCCCTGACGGTTCACGAAATTGCTATACACTGCCATCCACTTTTGGTAAGAAGTTCCTGTTGAGGGCCACATTTACTTACGGCAACTACGATGGGTTGAACAGGACTCTGGATGGATCGCCATTTCTATTTGGGCTCCATATTGGTGTCAATTTCTGGGATACGGTGAACTTGACAAATTGGGATCCATCGCTCACAGTCTGGAAGGAGGTGCTCACCGTTGCTCCGGGCAACTCGGTGTCGGTCTGTCTGATAAACTTCGGTTCAGGGACTCCGTTCATGTCTGCTCTAGAGCTGAGGCCACTGCTAGATGCGATGTACCCTTTTGTGAATACTTCCGTATCAGTCGGCTACTTTAGACGAATCAGATTTGGTGAAGCCACTGAATATATCACAAG GTATCCAGTGGACCCTTACGACCGGTTCTGGGAGGGCTGGTCTTTCTCATACAACACCTACCCCTGGATCAACCTGAACACTAGCAGTCAAGTAGAGATTCTCCCGGGCGACGACTACTTCAATGTGCCGATGGCCATCTTCCAGAAGGCCACGACCCTAGACACGAACTACTCCTTCATCGTGATTAACGCGTCACTGGGTCCCAATGTGGTTCCCGAGAGCGTCCGTCTTCTCCCGATCTTCCACTTTGCTGAAATCAATGGTAACAACATGCAGAGAAGCTTTGACATCTACAACGCCGATGATGTACTACATCGGGGCTTCTCCCCGTCGCGATTGCAGGCCAGTAGTTTGTACAACAGTGGGCAGTTCTTGTATAATGGCGACGCAGTGTACACCCTGAACAAGGCGCGCGGCTCGAGCCTCCCCCCGCTCATCAACGCGTTCGAGGTGTACTCACTCCTTCGGATGGAAAACTTCACCACTGACTCCGAGGATGGTAAGACCGATGATCGATCTGAATATTGCACACTTATTACACATATACATTTATGA
- the LOC123071137 gene encoding putative leucine-rich repeat receptor-like protein kinase At2g19210 — translation MAISFSCSACSQKSSATKLTWFFALLLILATMIQVRAQPPTAGFVNIDCGWTNSSAYIDNTTRIVYRFDGESVEGGLSHEISEEFMAGAANEQQKTLRSFPDGPRNCYTLASIIGKKYLLRALFTYGNYDGLNKTMDGSPFLFGLHIGVNFWESVNLTNTDPSDTVWKEVITVAPSNAVSVCLINFGSGTPFISALELRPLEDTMYPFVNTSVSISYFQRFRFGNITDPITRYPTDNYDRFWQRWPDTSYPWINLNTNNKVKSLDNVFNVPSDIFQKALTIDTNYSHMSIIVATGRNQDGKSLQLLPIFHFADINERNLSRRFNIYNAEDLLFPDFSPLRFQMDSKYKSGEFLHADAFFNLSKTPSSSLPPLINALEVYSLVRMDNLTTDSADDKYIKEVKTHYNLAQRNWNGDPCSPREYSWEGLTCDYSKSNQNPRIVTVNLSTSRLRGGFAISFMNMTSLENLDLSHNNLTGAIPDYQLKSLKFLDLSNNKLDGPISDSILQRFQAGLLDLRLEGNPVCSNVKDTYCSKKKNTTSTMLIAVIVPVVLVSLLVVMGILWKLYWKGKSGDDEDSMYEEETPLHIDIRRFTYTELKHITNDFQSIIGKGGFGTVYHGTLENDDEVAVKVLMEKSIAESTDFLPEVQTLSKVHHKNLVTLQGYCQNKKCLALVYDFMPRGNLQQLLRGGDYSLNWEQRLHIALDAAQGLEYLHELCTPSIVHRDVKTPNILLDKNLVGIISDFGLSRAFNDAHTHISTAAAAGTPGYIDPEYHASYQITVKTDVYSFGIVLLEIITGQPPLLMDPQTVHLPNWVRQKIAMGSIRDVVDKRLLDQYDASSLQSVVDLAMNCVENAAIDRPTMTVVATRLKGLLPAVSSEKQSASATPRRTYSMDSEIPRQFQLMISGASNEGSSFQSGHTNGMSQMSLLSGR, via the exons ATGGCAATCAGCTTCAGTTGCTCGGCATGTTCTCAGAAAAGTAGTGCTACAAAGCTGACATGGTTCTTTGCGCTGCTTCTCATCCTGGCCACGATGATTCAAGTCCGAGCGCAGCCCCCTACCGCTG GGTTCGTAAACATCGATTGTGGATGGACAAACAGCAGTGCCTACATCGACAACACCACCAGAATAGTGTACCGTTTCGATGGTGAATCTGTCGAGGGCGGTTTGAGCCATGAAATTTCGGAGGAGTTCATGGCTGGCGCAGCAAATGAGCAACAAAAAACCTTGAGGAGCTTCCCTGACGGCCCAAGGAATTGCTATACACTGGCATCCATCATTGGTAAGAAGTATCTACTGAGGGCCTTGTTCACTTACGGCAATTATGACGGGTTGAACAAGACTATGGACGGGTCACCATTTCTGTTTGGGCTCCACATCGGGGTCAATTTCTGGGAGTCGGTGAACTTGACAAATACGGATCCATCAGACACCGTGTGGAAGGAGGTGATCACCGTTGCTCCGAGCAACGCCGTGTCCGTCTGCCTGATAAACTTTGGTTCAGGGACTCCCTTCATATCTGCGTTGGAGCTGAGGCCACTAGAAGATACGATGTACCCTTTCGTCAATACTTCTGTGTCAATCAGCTACTTTCAACGGTTCAGATTTGGCAACATCACCGACCCTATCACAAG ATATCCAACGGACAATTATGACCGGTTCTGGCAGAGGTGGCCCGATACATCCTACCCCTGGATCAACCTGAACACGAACAATAAAGTGAAGAGCCTCGACAACGTCTTCAACGTGCCGTCGGACATCTTCCAGAAGGCGTTGACCATAGACACAAACTACTCCCACATGAGCATCATCGTGGCAACGGGTCGCAATCAAGATGGCAAGAGCCTACAGCTTCTCCCAATCTTTCACTTTGCCGATATCAACGAGAGGAACCTGAGCAGGAGGTTCAACATCTACAACGCCGAAGATTTATTGTTCCCAGACTTCTCCCCGCTGCGATTCCAGATGGACAGCAAGTACAAGAGCGGGGAGTTCCTGCACGCCGATGCATTCTTCAACTTGAGCAAGACACCCAGCTCGAGTCTACCGCCGCTCATCAACGCTTTGGAGGTGTACTCACTCGTCCGGATGGATAATCTCACCACCGACTCCGCCGATG ACAAGTACATAAAAGAAGTCAAGACACACTACAATTTGGCACAAAGAAACTGGAATGGAGATCCATGCTCCCCAAGAGAGTATTCTTGGGAAGGTTTGACTTGCGACTACTCTAAGAGCAACCAGAATCCAAGGATTGTCACAGT AAATCTGTCTACCAGCAGACTGAGGGGTGGATTTGCCATATCATTCATGAACATGACATCGCTTGAAAACTT GGATTTATCACACAACAATTTGACGGGAGCTATTCCAGACTATCAATTGAAGTCACTTAAATTTCT TGACTTGTCAAATAACAAGCTAGATGGACCAATCTCTGACTCTATTCTTCAAAGATTTCAGGCCGGATTGCTGGACTTAAG ATTAGAAGGCAATCCTGTATGCTCAAACGTAAAAGATACGTACTGTTCAAAGAAGAAGAACACCACATCTACCATGCTTATCGCAGTGATAGTTCCTGTGGTACTGGTATCCCTCCTAGTAGTGATGGGCATACTCTGGAAGTTATACTGGAAAG GGAAGTCGGGAGATGATGAAGATTCTATGTATGAAGAGGAAACTCCACTACATATTGATATCAGACGGTTCACATACACAGAACTGAAGCACATAACAAACGACTTCCAATCAATCATTGGAAAAGGAGGTTTTGGTACTGTTTATCATGGCACACTGGAAAATGACGATGAAGTAGCTGTTAAGGTGCTTATGGAGAAATCAATAGCAGAGTCAACAGACTTCCTCCCCGAG GTGCAAACCTTGTCGAAAGTTCATCACAAGAATCTCGTGACTTTGCAAGGATATTGCCAAAACAAGAAATGCCTAGCACTCGTTTATGATTTCATGCCCAGAGGAAATCTTCAACAGCTTTTAAGAG GAGGTGACTATAGTTTGAATTGGGAACAACGACTCCATATTGCACTTGATGCTGCACAAG GACTGGAGTATCTACATGAGTTATGCACCCCGTCAATCGTGCACAGAGATGTCAAGACCCCCAACATCCTTCTGGACAAGAATCTGGTGGGAATAATATCTGATTTTGGGCTTTCGCGGGCTTTTAACGATGCTCACACGCACatatctactgctgctgctgctggcactCCTGGGTACATCGACCCCGAGTACCATGCATCTTACCAAATCACTGTCAAGACAGACGTTTACAGCTTCGGCATCGTGCTCTTGGAGATCATCACCGGACAACCCCCACTATTAATGGACCCTCAAACCGTCCACCTACCAAATTGGGTGCGTCAAAAGATAGCTATGGGAAGCATTCGTGATGTTGTAGATAAGAGACTGCTGGATCAGTATGATGCCAGTTCCCTGCAGAGTGTGGTGGACCTTGCCATGAACTGCGTGGAAAACGCAGCCATCGACAGGCCAACCATGACTGTGGTTGCCACGAGGCTCAAAGGGTTGTTGCCAGCGGTTTCAAGTGAAAAGCAGTCTGCTTCTGCGACCCCTCGACGTACCTACTCCATGGATAGTGAAATTCCAAGGCAGTTCCAGCTGATGATTTCAGGAGCAAGCAACGAGGGGAGCTCCTTCCAGTCTGGCCATACCAATGGGATGTCACAAATGAGCCTCTTATCTGGACGGTGA